From a region of the Vicinamibacterales bacterium genome:
- a CDS encoding protein kinase: MASSLPALGAQLLHYRVIERLGAGGMGEVFLAEDTRLGRQVALKFLAPAGEADPEARERLVREAQAASILRSPHVAVTYDLVEHGDALFIAMEYVQGESLSARIARGGLDVAEALEIAMQVADALDEAHQRGIVHRDIKSDNVMLTDRQLVKVLDFGLAKFLRRKEDQVAKTLAVTTPGLVLGTLHYMAPEQLRGGEVDHRADLFAVGAVLYEMLAGRPPFAAPSMAESAERILTAEPEALARFNYAVPADVDALVRKALAKAPDYRHQSARELYLDIYHARERLLRERSSGSRHTWRPGMHMPPVGFGQPAPAPAPAGRSVAVLAFANLTGNPADEWVGQGMAESLTADIAKVRGLRSISREQIFDVQRGFGGASGRMEDERQAIELGRRLGATWVVAGAVQRLGERVRVTAQTIAVEEGRTVWSTKLDGTMTGIFDLQDQLVEELVRHGLQRELEQTEKRAIGADAHAPEAYEAFNRGMLNLRIATEDSVERAIGLFRRAIEIEPDYVDALVALGNALQIRGSFLSLPEVLAESRRLLEKAIAIAPDRAEAHVRLGQTLASQGETGPGEAAIRHGLGLSPDSALAHAQLARLLWLGRGDIAGALAHFARAAALAPEAGYTYLQMALLQALSRDFDDAERSARAAVDLQAKAMSGAQGLIVVGAHMRLGYVHYLAGRIDEAIREYQRELTFLTHAEHGLRERSLIEVHQKLSAAYARLGDHAASADSAGRALEAFERRLAAGGDDPYTRYYVAAVHAGRGDVDAVLAHLARPLAELGAFTRWRLPRDPDFAGVLGDARLTAAIATAASA, from the coding sequence ATGGCTTCCAGCCTGCCCGCCCTGGGCGCCCAACTCCTGCACTACCGCGTGATCGAGCGCCTCGGCGCCGGTGGCATGGGCGAGGTGTTCCTGGCCGAGGACACGCGGCTCGGGCGGCAGGTCGCGCTGAAGTTCCTGGCGCCGGCCGGAGAAGCCGATCCCGAGGCGCGCGAGCGCCTGGTGCGCGAGGCCCAGGCGGCGTCCATCCTGCGCTCGCCGCACGTGGCCGTCACCTACGACCTCGTCGAGCACGGCGACGCGCTCTTCATCGCGATGGAATACGTGCAGGGCGAGTCCCTGTCGGCGCGCATCGCCCGGGGCGGCCTCGACGTGGCCGAGGCGCTCGAGATCGCCATGCAGGTGGCCGACGCCCTCGACGAGGCCCACCAGCGCGGCATCGTCCACCGCGACATCAAGAGCGACAACGTGATGCTCACGGATCGTCAGCTCGTCAAGGTGCTCGACTTCGGCCTGGCGAAGTTCCTCAGGCGGAAGGAGGACCAGGTCGCGAAGACGCTGGCCGTGACCACGCCGGGACTCGTGCTGGGCACCCTGCACTACATGGCGCCGGAACAGCTGCGCGGCGGGGAGGTGGACCACCGCGCGGACCTCTTCGCCGTCGGCGCCGTGCTGTACGAGATGCTGGCGGGCCGTCCGCCGTTCGCGGCGCCGAGCATGGCCGAATCGGCCGAGCGCATCCTCACCGCCGAGCCCGAGGCGCTGGCCCGCTTCAACTACGCGGTGCCGGCCGATGTCGACGCGCTCGTGCGCAAGGCGCTGGCCAAGGCCCCGGACTACCGCCACCAGTCGGCCCGCGAGCTCTACCTGGACATCTACCACGCCCGCGAGCGGCTGCTGCGCGAGCGCTCCTCGGGCTCGCGCCACACGTGGCGGCCGGGCATGCACATGCCGCCGGTCGGCTTCGGACAGCCCGCGCCCGCGCCGGCGCCCGCCGGGCGCAGCGTCGCGGTCCTGGCGTTCGCGAACCTGACGGGCAACCCGGCCGACGAGTGGGTGGGCCAGGGCATGGCCGAATCGCTCACGGCCGACATCGCCAAGGTCCGAGGCCTGCGCAGCATCTCGCGCGAGCAGATCTTCGACGTCCAGCGCGGGTTCGGCGGCGCGTCCGGACGGATGGAGGACGAACGCCAGGCCATCGAGCTCGGCCGCCGCCTGGGCGCCACGTGGGTGGTGGCCGGCGCCGTGCAGCGCCTGGGCGAGCGCGTCCGCGTCACGGCGCAGACCATCGCCGTGGAGGAGGGCCGCACCGTCTGGTCCACGAAGCTCGACGGCACCATGACCGGGATCTTCGACCTGCAGGACCAGCTCGTCGAGGAGCTGGTGCGGCACGGGCTGCAGCGCGAGCTCGAGCAGACCGAGAAGCGCGCCATCGGCGCCGACGCCCACGCGCCCGAGGCGTACGAGGCCTTCAACCGGGGCATGCTGAACCTGCGCATCGCCACCGAGGACTCGGTCGAGCGGGCGATCGGCCTCTTCCGGCGGGCCATCGAGATCGAACCCGACTACGTGGACGCCCTCGTCGCGCTCGGCAATGCGCTCCAGATCCGGGGCTCGTTCCTGTCCCTGCCGGAGGTCCTGGCCGAGAGCCGGCGGCTCCTCGAGAAGGCCATCGCCATCGCACCCGATCGCGCCGAGGCCCACGTGCGGCTCGGCCAGACGCTCGCGTCCCAGGGCGAGACCGGGCCGGGCGAGGCCGCCATCCGCCACGGGCTCGGGTTGTCGCCGGACAGCGCCCTCGCCCACGCGCAGCTGGCGCGGCTCCTCTGGCTCGGCCGCGGCGACATCGCCGGCGCGCTGGCGCACTTCGCCCGCGCCGCCGCGCTCGCGCCCGAGGCCGGCTACACGTACCTGCAGATGGCGCTCCTGCAGGCGCTCAGCCGCGACTTCGACGACGCGGAGCGCTCCGCGCGTGCGGCCGTGGACCTCCAGGCCAAGGCGATGTCGGGCGCCCAGGGCCTCATCGTCGTCGGCGCGCACATGCGGCTCGGCTACGTGCACTACCTCGCCGGACGGATCGACGAAGCCATCCGCGAGTACCAACGCGAGTTGACCTTCCTCACCCACGCCGAGCACGGGCTCCGCGAGCGGTCGCTCATCGAGGTGCACCAGAAGCTGTCGGCGGCCTACGCCCGCCTCGGCGACCACGCCGCGTCCGCCGACAGCGCCGGCCGCGCCCTGGAGGCGTTCGAGCGCCGGCTGGCCGCGGGCGGCGACGACCCCTACACCCGCTACTACGTCGCGGCCGTGCACGCGGGCCGCGGCGACGTGGACGCCGTCCTCGCGCACCTCGCGCGTCCCCTCGCCGAACTGGGGGCGTTCACCCGCTGGCGCCTGCCGCGGGATCCGGACTTCGCCGGCGTGCTCGGCGATGCCCGCCTGACCGCCGCGATCGCGACGGCGGCGAGCGCATGA
- a CDS encoding SDR family oxidoreductase, giving the protein MDLGLNGKVAIITGASRGLGLASARALVAEGCHVCISARGESGLAAAARELTAAARPPARVLAVAADLATEAGVHLVVDRTVEQLGGVDVLVNNVALARGADLVGTTDADWQEAFDQTLFPAIRASRLAVPHMRARGGGVIVIVSSIFGREAGGRMTYNAVKAAEISLAKSMARELAADNIRVNSVAPGSILFPGGSWHKRQQADPDGIAAFVRAELPFGRFGRPDEVGDVVAFLASSRASWVSGTSVVVDGCQSRAF; this is encoded by the coding sequence ATGGACCTCGGACTGAACGGCAAGGTCGCCATCATCACGGGCGCCAGCCGGGGCCTGGGCCTGGCCAGCGCCCGCGCCCTCGTGGCGGAGGGATGCCACGTCTGCATCTCGGCCCGCGGCGAATCCGGCCTGGCCGCCGCCGCACGCGAGCTGACCGCGGCGGCCCGTCCACCGGCGCGGGTGCTCGCGGTGGCCGCGGACCTGGCGACCGAGGCGGGCGTCCACCTGGTCGTCGACCGCACGGTCGAGCAGCTCGGCGGCGTGGACGTGCTCGTCAACAACGTGGCCCTCGCGCGGGGCGCGGACCTCGTCGGCACGACCGACGCGGACTGGCAGGAAGCGTTCGACCAGACGCTCTTTCCGGCGATCCGCGCCTCACGCCTCGCCGTCCCGCACATGCGGGCCCGGGGCGGCGGCGTCATCGTGATCGTCTCGTCGATCTTCGGCCGTGAAGCCGGCGGCCGCATGACCTACAACGCGGTCAAGGCCGCCGAGATCAGCCTGGCGAAGTCCATGGCGCGCGAGCTGGCCGCCGACAACATCCGCGTGAACAGCGTGGCACCCGGGTCGATCCTGTTCCCGGGCGGGTCGTGGCACAAGCGCCAGCAGGCCGATCCGGACGGCATTGCCGCGTTCGTCCGGGCCGAGCTGCCGTTCGGCCGGTTCGGCCGGCCCGACGAGGTCGGCGACGTCGTGGCGTTCCTCGCCTCCTCGCGTGCCAGCTGGGTGAGCGGCACCTCCGTCGTCGTCGACGGCTGCCAGAGCCGCGCGTTCTAG
- a CDS encoding alpha/beta fold hydrolase, producing the protein MVRQYLQLGSRTLAYLDSAPEAAASPVIVLVHAFPLGAQMWEPQFRGAFYGWRLLAPDLRGFGGSTDERDEGASPGIDDYADDVAALVREVCGGRPVVLCGLSMGGYVAFAVVRRNPALVRALVLADTRAGADSLEGRAARKAMLTVLEHDGPQGVARDMMPRLLGATTREKNPGVEETVRLLIKRQSPAAIRDAIHRMMERPDSRALLSTIGVPTLVIVGEEDTLTPPAESEAMAAALPNASLVQVAGAGHLVNLEQGQAFEASVEDFLAGLPAHA; encoded by the coding sequence GTGGTTCGCCAGTATCTCCAGCTCGGGTCGCGGACGCTCGCCTATCTCGACAGCGCGCCCGAGGCCGCGGCGTCGCCCGTGATCGTGCTGGTCCACGCCTTCCCGCTCGGCGCCCAGATGTGGGAGCCGCAGTTCCGGGGCGCATTCTACGGCTGGCGGCTGCTCGCGCCCGATCTGCGCGGCTTCGGTGGATCGACCGACGAACGCGACGAGGGTGCGTCGCCCGGGATCGACGACTACGCCGACGACGTCGCCGCGCTCGTCCGCGAGGTGTGCGGCGGCCGACCCGTCGTGCTGTGCGGGCTGTCCATGGGCGGCTATGTGGCCTTCGCGGTCGTGCGCCGCAACCCCGCGCTCGTCCGGGCGCTCGTCCTCGCCGACACGCGGGCCGGAGCCGATTCGCTCGAGGGCCGTGCCGCGCGCAAGGCCATGCTGACGGTGCTCGAGCACGACGGCCCGCAGGGCGTGGCGCGCGATATGATGCCGCGCCTGCTCGGCGCCACCACGCGCGAAAAGAACCCCGGCGTGGAAGAGACCGTGCGGCTCCTCATCAAGCGCCAGTCGCCGGCGGCCATCCGCGACGCGATCCACCGGATGATGGAGCGGCCGGACTCCCGTGCGCTGCTGTCCACGATCGGCGTGCCGACGCTCGTGATCGTCGGCGAAGAGGACACGCTCACCCCACCGGCCGAGTCGGAGGCCATGGCGGCGGCGCTGCCCAACGCGTCGCTCGTCCAGGTGGCCGGCGCGGGTCACCTGGTGAACCTGGAGCAGGGACAGGCGTTCGAGGCGTCGGTGGAGGATTTCCTCGCCGGCCTGCCCGCCCACGCCTAG
- a CDS encoding ADOP family duplicated permease has translation MRTPPRVCRWLIAAGAALVPAHQRDDWRREWLSELQAALVPAPARTPPSPAALAVRCLGALVHAGWLRWQQGRLDMWTYDVRIAARSLLRQPAFTAVAVLTLALGIGANAAVFSAVYAVLLRPLPYPAPDRLVAVATASLQSPDLGGSSSPPDFTDWHDGASSFDALAAISTESFAVSGTTPAEQVSGASVTGEFFDVLGRPAARGRLLTASDVGEGAAPVAVLSERLWASRYGRSEHLVGTLVTVDGVAREVVGILPAGAAYPLDADVWVPLGFTPRDLETQRGAMYLDVVGRLRGDRTMAEASADLRAIAARLAAAYPRTNDERTVIVTPLRDAIAGGVRASLLMLLAAAGLVLLVVCVNVAGLVLTRALGQTQDLALRAALGAAPWRLVRGALAEAVVLAGAGAVAGAGLAWAAVRGMATLEFAERWPILAGTRLDAVSLAATVLLASLTALAVGVLPAWRASRAARLAGAHDGLRSTSSARSRSLLVVAEVALALVLVIGALTLLRSFSRMTAVPRGFDVSDTILTTSLTLPDARYGTPASRAAYVERALAGIRALPGVEATGAVFGLPLTGFGYSISVLSRDGVAMPVTPQEEVLVAVRAVTPDYFKAMGIAVTRGRGFGSGDGAGQPRVVMVDEQAARVLWPDADPLGHSLQIGTHLAQRDARTGGTVVGVVANLREGPVDRPQRPTLYVPHAQEPTSFVSIAIRGAGRTPEVAGVRAVLNGLDPDVPMFRVRTVAQLGQTVVALPRLLMALMALFAAAALIVASVGLYGLMAQSVAARVREIGVRRAVGATGLDVVGLIARHVGATLSAGAVLGIAGAWLATGTIDRFVYGPGGPDAIAYAAAIAALAAAGGLAALVPCRRALAVDPSVALRAE, from the coding sequence GTGAGGACACCGCCCCGCGTCTGCCGCTGGCTGATCGCGGCGGGTGCGGCGCTCGTGCCGGCCCACCAGCGCGACGACTGGCGGCGCGAGTGGCTGTCGGAACTGCAGGCCGCGCTCGTGCCGGCCCCCGCGCGCACGCCGCCGTCCCCGGCGGCCCTCGCCGTCCGGTGCCTCGGCGCGCTCGTGCACGCCGGGTGGCTGCGCTGGCAGCAGGGGAGGCTCGACATGTGGACCTACGACGTCAGGATCGCGGCGCGATCGCTCTTGCGGCAGCCCGCGTTCACGGCCGTGGCGGTACTGACGCTCGCGCTCGGCATCGGCGCCAACGCGGCCGTCTTCAGCGCGGTGTACGCCGTGCTGCTGCGCCCGCTCCCATACCCGGCGCCCGATCGCCTCGTCGCCGTGGCCACGGCCTCGCTCCAGTCGCCCGACCTGGGCGGCAGCTCCTCGCCGCCGGACTTCACCGACTGGCACGACGGCGCCTCGAGCTTCGACGCGCTGGCCGCGATCTCGACCGAGAGCTTCGCCGTGTCGGGCACGACCCCGGCCGAGCAGGTCTCGGGCGCGTCGGTGACGGGCGAGTTCTTCGACGTGCTCGGCAGGCCCGCGGCGCGCGGGCGCCTCCTGACGGCCAGCGACGTCGGCGAGGGCGCCGCGCCGGTGGCCGTGCTGAGCGAACGCCTGTGGGCCAGCCGCTACGGCCGGTCGGAGCACCTCGTCGGCACGCTGGTCACGGTGGACGGCGTGGCCCGCGAGGTCGTCGGCATCCTGCCGGCGGGCGCGGCGTATCCGCTGGATGCCGACGTCTGGGTGCCGCTCGGATTCACGCCCCGCGATCTCGAGACCCAGCGCGGCGCGATGTACCTCGACGTGGTCGGACGTCTGCGGGGGGACCGCACGATGGCGGAGGCGAGCGCCGATCTCCGGGCCATCGCGGCACGGCTCGCCGCGGCCTATCCCCGCACCAACGACGAGCGCACCGTGATCGTGACGCCCCTGCGAGACGCGATCGCCGGCGGCGTGCGCGCCTCGCTGCTCATGCTGCTCGCGGCCGCCGGCCTCGTCCTGCTCGTCGTGTGCGTGAACGTCGCCGGCCTCGTCCTGACGCGGGCCCTGGGGCAGACGCAGGACCTGGCCCTCCGGGCGGCGCTCGGCGCGGCGCCGTGGCGCCTGGTCCGGGGCGCGCTGGCCGAAGCCGTCGTGCTGGCAGGCGCGGGCGCCGTCGCCGGCGCCGGCCTCGCCTGGGCCGCCGTCCGGGGGATGGCGACCCTGGAGTTCGCCGAGCGCTGGCCGATCCTGGCCGGCACGCGGCTCGACGCCGTGTCCCTCGCCGCCACGGTGCTGCTCGCGTCGCTCACGGCGCTGGCGGTCGGGGTCCTGCCGGCGTGGCGTGCGTCACGGGCCGCGCGCCTGGCCGGCGCGCACGACGGGCTGCGGTCCACCTCGTCGGCGCGTTCGCGCTCGCTCCTCGTCGTCGCCGAGGTCGCCCTCGCGCTCGTGCTCGTCATCGGGGCGCTGACGCTGCTGCGCAGCTTCTCGCGCATGACGGCCGTACCTCGCGGCTTCGACGTGAGCGACACGATCCTCACGACGTCGCTCACGCTGCCCGACGCCCGGTACGGGACGCCGGCTTCGCGCGCCGCCTACGTCGAACGCGCCCTCGCCGGCATTCGCGCCCTGCCGGGCGTCGAGGCGACGGGCGCGGTGTTCGGGCTGCCGCTCACGGGCTTCGGCTACAGCATCTCGGTGCTGTCGCGCGACGGCGTGGCCATGCCGGTGACGCCGCAGGAGGAAGTGCTCGTGGCCGTGCGGGCGGTGACCCCGGACTACTTCAAGGCGATGGGCATCGCCGTGACGCGCGGCCGGGGGTTCGGCTCCGGCGACGGCGCCGGTCAGCCTCGCGTGGTGATGGTGGACGAGCAGGCGGCGCGGGTGCTGTGGCCGGACGCCGATCCCCTGGGCCACTCGCTGCAGATCGGCACGCACCTGGCGCAGCGCGACGCGCGGACGGGCGGCACGGTGGTGGGCGTCGTCGCCAACCTGCGCGAGGGCCCGGTCGACCGGCCGCAACGACCGACGCTGTACGTGCCGCACGCGCAGGAGCCGACCTCGTTCGTCTCGATTGCCATCCGCGGCGCCGGCCGGACGCCCGAGGTCGCGGGCGTGCGCGCGGTGCTGAACGGGCTCGACCCCGACGTCCCCATGTTCCGCGTCCGAACGGTGGCCCAGCTCGGCCAGACCGTCGTCGCGCTGCCGCGGCTGCTGATGGCCCTGATGGCGCTCTTCGCGGCCGCCGCCTTGATCGTGGCCTCCGTCGGGCTCTACGGGCTGATGGCGCAGTCGGTCGCCGCGCGCGTGCGCGAGATCGGCGTCCGGCGGGCCGTCGGTGCGACCGGGCTCGACGTCGTCGGCCTGATCGCGCGGCACGTGGGCGCGACGCTGAGCGCCGGCGCCGTGCTCGGCATCGCCGGGGCATGGCTCGCCACCGGTACGATCGATCGCTTCGTGTACGGGCCCGGCGGGCCGGATGCGATCGCGTACGCGGCGGCCATCGCGGCCCTGGCGGCCGCCGGCGGGCTCGCCGCGCTGGTCCCGTGCCGGCGCGCGCTCGCGGTGGATCCCTCCGTGGCGCTGCGGGCGGAATAG
- a CDS encoding PadR family transcriptional regulator, protein MRKMGASLVAVLQAVASGTAYGFDIIDATGLPSGTVYPALSRLERDGYLRSSWEDDAAAFAAGRPARRYYRVTADGTRALGDAVAHYRALLPMRPVRGRTP, encoded by the coding sequence ATGCGGAAGATGGGCGCCTCGCTCGTCGCCGTGCTGCAGGCGGTCGCCTCCGGCACGGCCTACGGCTTCGACATCATCGACGCGACCGGGCTGCCGTCCGGCACCGTGTATCCCGCGCTGTCGCGCCTCGAACGCGACGGCTACCTCCGGTCGAGCTGGGAGGACGACGCGGCGGCGTTCGCGGCCGGACGTCCGGCCCGGCGCTACTACCGCGTGACCGCCGACGGCACGCGCGCCCTTGGCGATGCCGTCGCGCACTACCGGGCGCTCCTGCCCATGCGGCCGGTGCGGGGACGGACGCCGTGA
- the recQ gene encoding DNA helicase RecQ, with amino-acid sequence MSTSELSPPPGVPALAEALERYWGYTAFRPLQREAMGAILDRRDSVVVMPTGAGKSLCFQAPALVLEGLALVVSPLISLMKDQVDTLVGNGVAAACYNSALSAERKAAVLDDVRAGRVKLLYVSPERLVGDGADAFLRRIAEGAAPLAFVAVDEAHCISQWGHDFRPEYRQLARLREAFPGVSLHAFTATATARVRRDITEQLALRAPLELVGSFDRPNLTYRVVPRSALKTQILDVLRRHEGEAGIVYCTSRKDVDGLAAWLRDEGRRAVPYHAGLSDDERHRHQDAFLDEHADVVVATVAFGMGIDRSDVRFVVHAGAPQSLEHYQQESGRAGRDGLEAECVLIVSGADFLKWRTLLEKNGEWNDQRRSLLRDIERYASGVGCRHRHLLAHFGERYPKDECGACDFCLGELESVADPVTVARKILSCVARVGQRFGAAHVTNVLRGASTEAVTSRGHGTLSTFGLLAESSVDDVRGYIDQLLGRGLLQQVGDQYPVLALTDQGVALLKDAQAAPDLTLARQRRPDPARASRMSKAQTEGWEGVDRALFEALRAFRLGEARRRGVPPYVVFHDTTLRELARLKPVTLDQLRHVYGVGARKAEDLGQAVLDIVAGHA; translated from the coding sequence GTGTCGACGTCCGAACTCAGCCCGCCGCCCGGCGTCCCGGCCCTCGCCGAGGCCCTCGAACGCTATTGGGGCTACACCGCCTTCAGGCCGCTCCAGCGGGAGGCCATGGGCGCGATTCTCGATCGCCGCGACTCGGTGGTCGTGATGCCCACCGGCGCCGGCAAGTCGTTGTGTTTCCAGGCCCCGGCGCTGGTCCTGGAGGGACTGGCCCTGGTCGTCTCGCCCCTCATCTCGCTGATGAAGGACCAGGTGGACACGCTCGTGGGCAACGGCGTGGCGGCGGCCTGCTACAACAGCGCGCTCTCCGCCGAGCGCAAGGCGGCCGTGCTCGACGACGTCCGCGCCGGCCGCGTGAAGCTGCTCTACGTCTCGCCCGAACGGCTCGTCGGCGACGGCGCCGACGCCTTCCTCCGCCGGATTGCGGAGGGCGCCGCGCCGCTGGCCTTCGTGGCCGTGGACGAGGCGCACTGCATCAGCCAGTGGGGCCACGACTTCCGCCCGGAGTACCGCCAGCTGGCGCGGCTGCGCGAGGCCTTCCCCGGCGTCAGCCTGCACGCGTTCACGGCGACGGCCACCGCCCGCGTCCGGCGCGACATCACCGAGCAGCTCGCGCTGCGCGCGCCGCTCGAGCTCGTCGGGTCCTTCGACCGGCCCAACCTGACCTATCGCGTCGTGCCGCGCTCGGCGCTCAAGACGCAGATCCTCGACGTGCTCCGCCGGCACGAGGGCGAAGCCGGCATCGTCTACTGCACCTCGCGGAAGGACGTCGACGGCCTGGCCGCGTGGCTGCGGGACGAGGGCCGGCGCGCCGTGCCGTACCACGCCGGCCTGTCCGACGACGAGCGGCACCGCCACCAGGACGCGTTCCTCGACGAGCACGCCGACGTGGTGGTGGCGACGGTGGCCTTCGGCATGGGCATCGACAGGTCCGACGTCCGCTTCGTGGTGCACGCCGGCGCCCCGCAGTCGCTGGAGCACTACCAGCAGGAGTCGGGCCGGGCGGGGCGCGACGGGCTCGAGGCCGAGTGCGTGCTCATCGTGTCCGGCGCGGACTTCCTGAAGTGGCGCACGCTGCTCGAGAAGAACGGCGAGTGGAACGATCAGCGCCGGTCGCTCCTGCGGGACATCGAGCGATACGCCTCCGGCGTCGGGTGCCGGCACCGCCACCTCCTCGCGCACTTCGGCGAGCGCTATCCCAAGGACGAGTGCGGCGCCTGCGACTTCTGCCTCGGCGAGCTGGAGTCGGTGGCCGACCCCGTCACGGTCGCACGGAAGATCCTCTCCTGCGTCGCGCGGGTGGGGCAGCGCTTCGGCGCCGCGCACGTCACCAACGTGCTCAGGGGCGCCTCGACCGAGGCGGTCACCTCGCGGGGGCACGGCACGTTGTCCACCTTCGGCCTCCTCGCCGAGTCCTCCGTGGACGACGTGCGCGGCTACATCGACCAGCTGCTCGGCCGCGGGCTGCTGCAGCAGGTGGGCGACCAGTACCCCGTACTGGCGCTCACCGACCAGGGCGTCGCGCTCCTCAAGGACGCGCAGGCGGCGCCGGACCTCACGCTGGCGCGGCAGCGCCGGCCCGATCCCGCGCGGGCCTCCCGGATGTCCAAGGCGCAGACGGAGGGGTGGGAAGGCGTCGACCGGGCGCTCTTCGAGGCGCTGCGCGCGTTCCGTCTCGGCGAGGCCCGCCGCCGCGGCGTGCCGCCGTACGTGGTCTTCCACGACACGACGCTCCGCGAGCTGGCCCGCCTGAAGCCCGTCACCCTCGACCAGCTGCGGCACGTCTACGGTGTTGGCGCCCGGAAGGCCGAGGATCTCGGCCAGGCCGTGCTGGACATCGTCGCCGGGCACGCCTGA
- a CDS encoding ATPase, T2SS/T4P/T4SS family, whose protein sequence is MNYLNGCQDEHHHRRCGPRRIHDRAAPAMLDQPEDQPSTPRRSSNIICQTPDVIVIGEIRDSFSAEVAINAALTGHKVLTTFHTEDSIGGIVRLLNMNIEAFLISSTVVSVVAQRLVRRVCPTCAEDHVLTRRTSSRASLLARGSGGPDLQAGPRMSGLPPRGIGGAWPCSKSLVLNEL, encoded by the coding sequence GTGAACTACCTGAACGGCTGCCAAGACGAGCATCATCACCGCCGATGTGGACCCCGTCGAATACATGATCGAGCCGCACCTGCAATGCTCGATCAACCCGAAGATCAGCCAAGTACGCCGAGACGCTCAAGCAATATCATCTGCCAGACCCCGGACGTCATCGTCATCGGCGAGATCCGCGACTCCTTCTCCGCAGAGGTCGCCATCAACGCCGCCCTCACCGGCCACAAGGTCCTCACCACCTTCCACACCGAGGACTCGATCGGCGGCATCGTGCGCCTGCTGAACATGAACATCGAGGCGTTCCTCATCTCGTCCACGGTCGTGAGCGTGGTGGCGCAGCGGCTCGTCCGGCGCGTCTGTCCCACGTGCGCTGAGGACCACGTGCTGACGCGCCGCACGAGCTCTCGCGCCTCGCTACTCGCCCGTGGAAGCGGCGGGCCTGACCTTCAAGCGGGGCCGCGGATGTCCGGCCTGCCGCCACGGGGTATCGGGGGCGCGTGGCCGTGTTCGAAATCCCTGGTGCTGAACGAGCTGTAG
- a CDS encoding carbonic anhydrase family protein: MRTQTKDTLQQLTPRKAYEILAEGNRRFVSNIRYNRNLLEQVNETSDGQYPFAVVLSCIDSRTSAELIFDQGLGDIFSVRIAGNVLNEDILGSMEFACQVAGSKLIVVLGHTRCGAVKGACQGVRLGHLSGLLDKIGPAVRAVDETGGGRLTPDERVEQVAVANTRAQIQSILDRSPILKRLFDEGKVGLVGGMYSVESGDVSFFEPRFSEAPEPLLAATA; encoded by the coding sequence GTGCGTACTCAGACCAAGGACACGCTGCAGCAACTGACTCCACGGAAGGCCTACGAGATCCTCGCCGAGGGCAACCGGCGATTCGTGAGCAACATCCGCTACAACCGCAACCTGCTCGAGCAGGTCAACGAGACCTCGGACGGCCAGTATCCGTTCGCGGTCGTGCTGAGCTGCATCGACTCGCGCACGTCCGCCGAGCTCATCTTCGATCAGGGACTCGGCGACATCTTCAGCGTTCGCATCGCCGGCAACGTGCTCAACGAGGACATCCTCGGCAGCATGGAGTTCGCCTGCCAGGTGGCGGGGTCGAAGCTCATCGTCGTGCTGGGCCACACGCGGTGCGGGGCGGTCAAGGGCGCCTGTCAGGGCGTCAGGCTGGGCCACCTCTCCGGCCTGCTCGACAAGATCGGCCCTGCCGTCCGCGCCGTCGATGAGACGGGAGGCGGCCGGCTGACGCCCGACGAGCGGGTGGAGCAGGTGGCCGTGGCCAACACGCGGGCGCAGATTCAGTCCATCCTGGATCGCAGCCCGATTCTCAAGCGGCTGTTCGACGAGGGCAAGGTCGGTCTCGTCGGCGGCATGTACTCCGTGGAGAGCGGAGACGTGTCGTTCTTCGAGCCACGCTTCTCGGAGGCGCCGGAGCCCCTGCTGGCGGCCACCGCCTGA